The Macadamia integrifolia cultivar HAES 741 unplaced genomic scaffold, SCU_Mint_v3 scaffold188, whole genome shotgun sequence genome contains a region encoding:
- the LOC122065096 gene encoding uncharacterized protein LOC122065096 isoform X7, with translation MPYFGGKVKASLFAAGCLSELLEDFASVFLEILIDMLNSPKLPSAVRLAGIRAFAKMGCSSFLASKAYKAGQKLLAESSEEKYVVVMLVSLSHLASKSVILISKQKDFLLSIISQGFSFHVQAIALRCLCFLARGGIYRLTIDANLLQTLFHLVDKPDLNPTLQCEALWILRKLQIFQCTLPNFPCMSMPEFVELVSVVEKAVQSPVRSKWFSALSLLVDISCKFKGKMEMVSDVESSLLPSKIVILIIDQIILLIKKPYCSDSEMKQECQSLLHFVLRLVEEYPDLGTFVLDKIRFLIQSLISMHNEGWNAKEPDSVPNFVGFELARCSSLASKVGPCLYRFAVSCLEVLDEASVMSIEVLGNAKLLLELLRQNNLFTQAICSVYPLLLHYHVMWNSMTYNLDKDLRRSQNDHWVEHETLTLEFAKEMITRNDTWSAYRAGKYAACHGVWFASLVTFRTLANKAQSDSCLCWLKSLATLALAESKILLLLFPEESLQLVKQLEINGILAEEVVQLVSRDANFLEYGEKIAGAYSSVCSSEELLSSTIMPDQAFYFQRWFLCLRSKVLEIVADIIRLVGTNPYNQQSVGRNEQIQGSNESKSGFAGLSQHIHSLIYSLFQFSCRFNKLAKEFDLLAASFMGLDSRSFQTISLLALSCSLLAFCTGFVLYFPNLQYYKNSITYGLEMTKNFSHSMLIQDLIERVWHVDDESSTNLKLLLTVIGGPNSCFHFQPRSPLSSPGHRERSILMLCRYAVLGVLQMQEEAKVVNNDEDLCQFTSACLLLISDVLKKWIHVPFWTPRYFFQVRPCIGAELFAFNADTRGPGELSIMQGFHLSLNLCLQLKNAAGFLPDRIVKFYCILSCRASDCVTREGEENKGQTQLGFRGCETSEMVDLNEELLWHVKEGIKNGKKHGRFSNISGGSAHAFTCFELNGRGQGFSTCLLDVSAFPVGSYKIKWHSSCIDNKDSYWSLLPLNSGPIFSVKKPLVSG, from the exons GCAGGTCAAAAGCTTTTGGCGGAGTCTTCAGAGGAGAAATATGTTGTTGTGATGTTAGTTTCACTCTCGCATCTTGCTTCAAAGTCAGTGATCTTGATTTCTAAGCAG AAAGACTTCTTGCTATCAATTATCTCCCAGGGATTTTCCTTCCATGTCCAAGCCATAGCATTACGATGCTTGTGCTTCCTTGCCAGGGGAGGAATCTATCGCCTTACTATTGATGCAAATTTACTCCAGACACTATTTCATCTAGTAGATAAACCTGACTTAAACCCAACATTGCAGTGTGAAGCTCTATGGATATTACGTAAG TTGCAGATTTTCCAGTGCACACTGCCAAATTTTCCTTGCATGAGCATGCCTGAATTTGTTGAGTTGGTGTCTGTTGTTGAAAAAGCAGTTCAGTCTCCAGTGAGGTCAAAGTGGTTTTCGGCCCTCTCTCTTCTAGTAGATATATCATGTAAATTTAAAGGAAAGATGGAAATGGTATCTGATGTTGAAAGTTCTTTACTTCCTTCGAAGATAGTTATTTTAATTATAGATCAGATAATCTTGTTGATAAAGAAGCCTTATTGCTCAGACTCTGAGATGAAGCAAGAATGTCAAAGCTTACTCCACTTTGTTCTCCGTCTGGTTGAAGAATATCCGGACTTGGGGACTTTTGTACTAGATAAAATAAGATTCTTAATACAGTCTTTGATCAGTATGCACAATGAAGGCTGGAATGCAAAAGAACCAGATTCTGTTCCCAACTTTGTGGGGTTTGAACTTGCAAGATGCAGTTCCCTTGCTTCAAAGGTTGGCCCTTGCCTGTACAGGTTTGCAGTGTCTTGTCTTGAAGTACTAGATGAAGCCTCTGTTATGTCTATTGAAGTACTAGGTAATGCGAAGCTTCTGCTTGAGCTTTTACGCCAAAACAACCTATTTACTCAAGCTATATGCTCtgtttatccacttctcttgCATTATCATGTTATGTGGAATTCTATGACCTACAATCTTGACAAGGACCTGAGAAGATCACAGAATGATCACTGGGTTGAGCATGAAACGCTTACTCTTGAATTTGCCAAGGAGATGATCACTAGAAATGATACTTGGTCTGCATACAGAGCTGGAAAGTATGCAGCATGTCATGGAGTGTGGTTTGCATCATTGGTCACATTTAGAACATTAGCAAATAAGGCTCAATCAGATTCCTGCCTATGCTGGTTAAAATCTCTGGCTACATTGGCCCTTGCTGAAAGTAAAATCCTCTTGCTTCTTTTCCCAGAAGAAAGTCTCCAATTAGTAAAACAATTAGAGATAAATGGAATTTTGGCAGAGGAAGTTGTGCAACTTGTTTCTAGGGATGCCAACTTTCTCGAATATGGTGAAAAGATAGCTGGGGCTTATAGCAGTGTTTGCTCTTCGGAGGAATTGCTGTCATCCACTATCATGCCAGATCAAGCATTTTATTTCCAAAGGTGGTTTTTATGTCTCAGATCTAAGGTTCTGGAAATTGTGGCTGATATAATCCGACTCGTTGGGACTAATCCATATAACCAGCAAAGCGTTGGGAGGAATGAACAGATTCAGGGAAGTAATGAGTCTAAGTCTGGTTTCGCGGGACTCTCACAACATATCCACTCTTTGATTTACTCCCTCTTTCAGTTCTCTTGTCGGTTTAACAAGTTGGCAAAAGAGTTTGATCTTCTTGCTGCGTCTTTCATGGGCTTGGACAGTAGAAGCTTCCAAACTATTTCACTACTTGCACTTAGTTGTTCTTTATTGGCCTTCTGTACTGGATTTGTTTTATACTTTCCAAACCTACAGTATTACAAGAATTCTATTACTTATGGTTTGGAGATGACCAAAAATTTTTCACATTCCATGTTGATACAAGATCTAATTGAGCGGGTGTGGCATGTGGACGATGAGAGCAGTACAAATTTGAAGTTGCTTTTGACAGTTATTGGAGGTCCCAATAGTTGCTTCCATTTCCAACCTAGGAGTCCATTGTCTAGTCCTGGCCATAGAGAAAGAAGTATTCTAATGCTTTGTAGGTATGCTGTTTTGGGTGTCCTCCAGATGCAAGAAGAAGCCAAGGTAGTGAACAATGATGAAGATTTGTGCCAATTTACCAGTGCCTGCCTGCTGCTTATTTCTGATGTACTAAAGAAATGGATTCATGTTCCTTTTTGGACTCCCCGGTATTTCTTTCAAGTAAG GCCTTGTATAGGTGCAGAGCTCTTTGCTTTCAATGCAGACACTCGGGGCCCGGGTGAATTGTCCATCATGCAGGGCTTCCATCTTTCATTGAATCTCTGCCTTCAATTGAAAAATGCAGCAGGTTTCCTTCCTGACAGAATCGTCAAATTTTACTGTATACTTAGTTGTAGGGCATCTGATTGTGTAACAAGAGAAGGTGAAGAAAATAAAGGGCAAACTCAGTTGGGTTTTCGAGGTTGTGAAACAAGCGAAATGGTGGATTTGAATGAAGAGCTGCTGTGGCATGTGAAGGAAGGTATTAAGAATGGAAAAAAGCATGGTAGGTTTAGTAATATTTCTGGAGGGTCTGCACATGCTTTCACTTGTTTTGAACTGAATGGTAGAGGGCAAGGGTTCTCAACTTGCTTGCTTGATGTTTCTGCTTTTCCGGTTGGTTCCTACAAAATCAAATGGCATAGCTCTTGCATTGAcaataaagattcctattggagTTTACTCCCTTTGAATAGTGGTCCCATTTTTTCTGTCAAGAAGCCACTTGTTTCTGGTTAA